In a genomic window of Equus przewalskii isolate Varuska chromosome 4, EquPr2, whole genome shotgun sequence:
- the CHRM2 gene encoding muscarinic acetylcholine receptor M2 — MNNSTNSSNNGLALTSPYKTFEVVFIVLVAGSLSLVTIIGNILVMVSIKVNRHLQTVNNYFLFSLACADLIIGVFSMNLYTLYTVIGYWPLGPVVCDLWLALDYVVSNASVMNLLIISFDRYFCVTKPLTYPVKRTTKMAGMMIAAAWVLSFILWAPAILFWQFIVGVRTVEDGECYIQFFSNAAVTFGTAIAAFYLPVIIMTVLYWHISRASKSRIKKEKKEPVANQDPVSPSLIQGRIVKPNNNNMPSSDDGLEHNKIQNGKATRDAVTENCVQGEEKESSNDSTSVSAVASNMREDEITQDENTVSTSLGHSKDENSKQTCIKIVTKTQKGDSCTPINTTVELVGSSGQNGDEKQNIVARKIVKMTKQPAKKKPPPSREKKVTRTILAILLAFIITWAPYNVMVLINTFCAPCIPNTVWTIGYWLCYINSTINPACYALCNATFKKTFKHLLMCHYKNIGATR; from the coding sequence ATGAATAACTCAACAAACTCCTCTAACAATGGCCTGGCTCTGACCAGTCCTTATAAGACATTCGAAGTGGTGTTTATTGTTCTTGTGGCTGGATCCCTCAGTTTGGTGACCATTATCGGGAACATCCTGGTCATGGTCTCCATTAAAGTCAACCGCCACCTCCAGACTGTCAACAATTACTTTTTGTTCAGCTTGGCCTGTGCTGACCTCATCATTGGTGTTTTCTCCATGAACTTGTACACCCTCTACACTGTGATTGGCTACTGGCCTTTGGGACCTGTGGTGTGTGACCTTTGGCTAGCCCTGGACTATGTGGTCAGCAATGCCTCAGTGATGAATCTGCTTATCATCAGCTTTGACAGGTATTTCTGTGTCACGAAACCGCTCACCTACCCAGTCAAGCGGACCACGAAAATGGCAGGTATGATGATTGCAGCTGCCTGGGTCCTCTCCTTCATCCTCTGGGCTCCAGCCATTCTCTTCTGGCAGTTCATTGTAGGGGTGAGAACTGTGGAGGATGGGGAATGCTacattcagtttttttccaaTGCTGCTGTTACTTTTGGTACTGCCATTGCAGCCTTCTATTTGCCTGTGATCATCATGACTGTGTTATACTGGCACATATCCCGAGCCAGCAAGAGCaggataaagaaagagaagaaggagccTGTGGCCAACCAAGATCCAGTTTCTCCAAGTCTGATACAAGGAAGGATAGTGAAGCCAAACAACAATAACATGCCCAGCAGTGATGATGGTCTGGAGCACAACAAAATCCAGAATGGCAAGGCTACCAGAGATGCTGTGACTGAAAACTGTGTccagggggaggagaaagagagctcCAATGATTCCACCTCAGTCAGTGCTGTCGCCTCTAATATGAGAGAAGATGAAATAACCCAGGATGAAAACACAGTTTCTACTTCCCTGGGCCATTCCAAAGATGAGAACTCTAAGCAAACATGCATCAAGATTGTCACCAAGACCCAAAAAGGGGACTCGTGCACCCCAATTAATACCACTGTGGAGCTAGTTGGTTCTTCGGGtcaaaatggagatgaaaaacagAACATCGTAGCTCGCAAGATTGTGAAAATGACTAAGCAGCCTGCAAAAAAGAAGCCTCCTCCTTCCCGGGAAAAGAAAGTGACCAGGACAATCTTGGCTATTCTGTTGGCTTTCATCATCACTTGGGCCCCATACAATGTCATGGTGCTCATTAACACCTTCTGTGCACCCTGCATCCCCAACACAGTATGGACAATTGGTTATTGGCTTTGTTACATCAATAGCACTATCAACCCTGCCTGTTATGCACTTTGTAATGCCACCTTCAAGAAGACCTTTAAACACCTTCTAATGTGTCATTACAAGAATATAGGCGCTACAAGGTAA